One genomic region from Epinephelus moara isolate mb chromosome 8, YSFRI_EMoa_1.0, whole genome shotgun sequence encodes:
- the LOC126393944 gene encoding coiled-coil domain-containing protein 106-like codes for MKGTPSMPASTGKGSGKTSSSSSSMSPSSSSDSSFSSSSEEEEKKKKKKKKTKKSKKQPDSHGHSRMTTTDGVIRHYKNALRIFNKSGSMKKAFAKLNVDRNTIARTAVIAELAITFPDTFKDLLPGDEKMSAFAERCRGAITEEMAETITAKKKRGKLLPIMYKYT; via the exons ATGAAGGGGACCCCCAGCATGCCTGCATCTACTGGGAAAG GCTCTGGAAAGACTTCTTCATCTTCAAGTTCAATGTCTCCCAGTTCCTCCTCAGACTCCAGCTTCTCATCATCctcagaagaagaggagaaaaagaaaaagaaaaagaagaagaccaAGAAGTCCAAGAAACAGCCTGATTCTCACGGACATTCAAGAA TGACCACAACGGATGGAGTTATCCGCCACTACAAGAATGCCCTCCGCATATTCAACAAGTCTGGATCCATGAAAAAGGCCTTTGCCAAACTTAATGTTGACCGCAACACAATTGCGAGAACAGCTGTAATTGCTGAGCTAGCGATCACATTTCCAGACACCTTCAAGGACCTGCTCCCAGGAGATGAGAAGATGTCGGCATTTGCAGAGCGGTGCAGGGGGGCTATAACAGAGGAGATGGCTGAAACCatcacagcaaagaaaaaaagaggaaaactcCTCCCAATAATGTATAAATACACTTAA